Genomic DNA from Candidatus Oleimmundimicrobium sp.:
TTTTGCTGTGGCCAGGGGGACTGTTTGGCACGTGGTTTCATTTTCAATTTTTGGAGCAAGTTTAATCTTGCTTTATACAGCGAGTACTTTGTATCACTGGCTTCCGCTTTCGGAACGCGGTGTCAGGATTTTTAAGCGAATTGACCACATCATGATTTTTATTTTAATAGCGGGAACCTACACTCCCATTTGTCTGGTTTCTTTGCGTGGCGGTTGGGGCTGGAGCATGTTTGGCGTTGTTTGGGGGATTGCCATTATTGGGATTGTGCTGAAATTGTTTTGGCTGCAGGCGCCTCGTTGGCTTTCAACTTTAATTTATCTTTTAATGGGCTGGCTTGCCGTAATTGCTATTTTACCTTTAATTCATTCTGTGCCAATAGGTGGACTTGGTTGGTTGGCAATTGGTGGAATTTTTTATAGTGTTGGCGCGCTTATTTATGGTTTGAAACGCCCGAATATTATTCCGGGCTGGTTTGGATTTCACGAGATATTTCACCTTCTTACGATGGCTGGGAGTTTTAGTCATTTTTGGTTGATGTTTAGGTATGTTTTATAAATAGCAGATGCTTGCCCGCCTTTGGCGGGGCAGATAGCTTATGGCAGATGGCTGATGGCCAAACTTCCCTCCCCCTTGATGGGGGAGGATTAAGGTGGGGGTGAACTCTCGACTCCCGACTGCCTGCCGGTAGACACGGTGCCGCAGATGTTCAAATCTCCTTCGCTTAACGGCTTGCTCATATGCTTGCCCGCCTCTGGAGGGGAACGTGAAGGTGATGAGGTTTTGCCCTTAACATTTTAAATTTTTCTATATAGTTTTCATTTTTATT
This window encodes:
- a CDS encoding hemolysin III family protein, encoding MTRKLREPINGLTHLIGAVLSIAALVLLVCFAVARGTVWHVVSFSIFGASLILLYTASTLYHWLPLSERGVRIFKRIDHIMIFILIAGTYTPICLVSLRGGWGWSMFGVVWGIAIIGIVLKLFWLQAPRWLSTLIYLLMGWLAVIAILPLIHSVPIGGLGWLAIGGIFYSVGALIYGLKRPNIIPGWFGFHEIFHLLTMAGSFSHFWLMFRYVL